One window from the genome of Cucumis melo cultivar AY chromosome 12, USDA_Cmelo_AY_1.0, whole genome shotgun sequence encodes:
- the LOC103497739 gene encoding transcription factor BEE 3-like, which yields MADFTPNFQSLKPSSFPLMDHIDPNQNPNLNFLDNIPIWFSDSFFNNQTAVPSPRFLENWGENFQGIFSQANQIITPISSPVFEPKNPFGNDLHGSIKKRKLENNDAYESSSGNSTPQVSENGINTKNNNGKGKRSKKGDTYDGDKPREVVHVRARRGQATDSHSVAERIRRGKINERLRCLQDIVPGCYKTMGMAVMLDEIINYVQSLQNQVEFLSMKLTAASSYHDFNSDADAEDKLKGKEMREGNGGSMIASSTQLGAFDLCFGSYSTLPFNTI from the exons ATGGCTGACTTCACTCCGAACTTTCAAAGCTTAAAACCATCATCTTTCCCTCTAATGGATCATATAGATCCCAACCAAAACCCAAACCTTAATTTTCTTGACAACATTCCAATTTGGTTCAGTGACAGTTTCTTTAACAATCAAACTGCTGTTCCTTCTCCTAGATTCCTAGAAAACTGGGGAGAAAATTTCCAAGGAATTTTCTCTCAAGCCAATCAGATCATAACTCCCATTTCTTCTCCTGTTTTTGAGCCAAAAAATCCATTTGGAAATGACCTCCATGGAAGCATCAAGAAAAGAAAGCTTGAAAATAATGATGCATATGAAAGCAGCTCTGGCAACTCAACCCCTCAAGTTTCTGAAAATGGGATCAACacaaaaaat AACAATGGAAAAGGGAAGCGATCGAAAAAAGGCGACACATACGACGGCGACAAACCGAGGGAAGTGGTTCATGTTAGAGCTAGAAGAGGTCAAGCAACAGACAGTCATAGTGTAGCAGAAAGG ATAAGAAGAGGCAAAATCAATGAAAGATTGAGATGTTTACAAGACATTGTTCCTGGATGTTACAAG ACAATGGGAATGGCAGTGATGTTGGATGAGATAATCAATTATGTGCAATCTTTGCAGAATCAAGTtgag TTTCTTTCTATGAAACTCACAGCTGCAAGCTCCTATCATGACTTCAACTCTGACGCAGATGCTGAAGACAAACTGAAG GGAAAGGAAATGAGAGAAGGAAATGGAGGATCAATGATTGCATCATCAACTCAACTTGGTGCCTTTGACTTGTGCTTTGGTTCTTATTCAACATTGCCATTCAACACCATATGA
- the LOC103497666 gene encoding synaptotagmin-5-like, giving the protein MARDGGPRGRKRGFFNGEGVMEFFHHLMAEKPLLRFLIPLVLIAWSIERWVFSLSNWVPLAVAVWATLQYGSYQRQLIVDELNTKWRRIITNTSPETPLEPCAWLNKLLMEVWPNYFNPKLSTKFTSTVNKRLKDRKSRLIEKIELLDFSLGSCPPSLGLSGTRWSTCGDERIMHLSFDWDTNEMSILLQAKLGKPFMGTARIVINSLHIKGDLVLMPILDGRAVLFSFVTTPDVRIGVAFGSGGSQSLPATELPGVSSWLVKIFTDTLVRTMVEPRRRCFSLPAVDLRKKAVGGIVYVTVISARKLYRSSLKGSPTRRQQSYSANNGSFGEHLTDKDMQTFVEVELEKLSRKTDARSGSDPQWNSTFNMILHEDTGTLRFHLYEYNPSHVKHDYLASCEVKMKYAADDSTTFWAIGPDSSVIAKHADFCGKEVEMDIPFEGAHCGELRVRLVLKEWMFSDGSHSSNRYHVSPQQSLYGASSFLSSTGRKINITVVEGKDLPTKDKNGKCDPYVKLQYGKALQRTRTAHSFNPTWNQKFEFDEIAGGEYLKLKCLTEDIFGNDNTGSARVNLEGLVEGSVRDVWIPLEKVNSGELRLQIEAIRVDDNEGSKGSSLAPTNGWIELVLIEARDLVAADLRGTSDPYVRVQYGKLKKRTKVMYKTLSPQWNQVLEFPDNGSPLLLHVKDHNALLPTSSIGDCVVEYQGLPPNQMFDKWIPLQGVKRGEIHIQITKRIPELDKRSSLDSKTSLDSDIHMNKAHHISSQMKQMMNKLQTFIEDSNLEGLATAMSELESLEDLQEEYMVQLETEQMLLINKIKELGQEFLNSSPSLSRRSSGY; this is encoded by the exons ATGGCTAGAGACGGCGGCCCAAGAGGCCGAAAGAGGGGTTTCTTCAACGGCGAAGGGGTTATGGAGTTTTTCCACCATTTAATGGCGGAGAAGCCTCTTCTTCGATTTCTAATACCTTTGGTTTTGATTGCTTGGTCTATTGAGAGATGggttttctctctctccaattGGGTTCCTTTGGCTGTTGCTGTGTGGGCCACTTTACAG TATGGGAGTTATCAACGCCAATTAATTGTTGATGAGTTGAACACAAAATGGAGGCGAATCATAACAAACACTTCG CCTGAAACACCTTTAGAACCCTGTGCATGGTTGAATAAGCTGTTGATGGAAGTATGGCCAAATTATTTTAATCCAAAACTTTCCACAAAGTTTACTTCCACAGTAAAT AAACGGTTGAAGGACCGAAAGTCCAGGCTTATT GAAAAAATTGAACTGCTGGATTTTTCTCTAGGCTCATGCCCTCCTAGCTTAGGTCTTAGTGGGACTCGATGGTCAACTTGTGGTGATGAG AgaatcatgcatttgagtttcGATTGGGACACAAATGAAATGAGCATTTTGTTGCAAGCAAAATTGGGCAAGCCATTTATGGGAACTGCACGGATTGTCATAAACAGCCTCCATATAAAGGGCGAT CTTGTCTTGATGCCTATTTTGGATGGGAGGGCAGTTTTATTTTCATTTGTCACGACTCCTGATGTAAGAATAGGAGTTGCTTTTGGGAGTGGAGGAAGCCAATCATTACCTGCAACCGAGCTCCCTGGCGTATCGTCCTGGCTG GTTAAAATTTTTACAGATACCTTGGTTAGAACAATGGTCGAACCTCGCAGGCGTTGTTTCTCTTTGCCAGCTGTTGATCTGAGGAAAAAAGCTGTTGGTGGTATTGTATATGTGACTGTCATTTCTGCCAGAAAACTCTATAGAAGTAGTTTAAAAGGAAGCCCAACCAGAAGACAACAAAGCTACTCTGCCAATAATGGTTCATTTGGAGAGCATCTTACTGATAAGGATATGCAGACATTTGTTGAGGTCGAACTTGAAAAGCTTAGTAGAAAAACAGATGCAAGATCAGGGTCAGACCCTCAGTGGAATTCGACATTCAATATGATTTTACATGAAGATACGGGAACTCTACGGTTTCATCTTTATGAGTATAATCCAAGTCATGTGAAGCATGATTATCTTGCAAGTTGTGAGGTTAAG ATGAAATATGCTGCAGATGATTCCACAACATTTTGGGCAATAGGACCGGATTCCAGTGTGATAGCCAAGCATGCTGACTTTTGTGGAAAGGAAGTTGAAATGGATATTCCATTTGAAGGGGCCCATTGTGGAGAG CTGCGGGTGAGGCTTGTTTTAAAGGAATGGATGTTCTCGGATGGTTCACATAGTTCTAACAGGTATCATGTTAGTCCACAACAATCTCTCTATGGGGCGTCAAGTTTTCTTTCTAGCACTGGAAGGAAAATTAACATCACTGTCGTGGAAGGAAAAGACTTACCCACGAaagacaaaaatggaaagtgTGATCCATATGTCAAATTGCAGTATGGAAAG GCTCTCCAGCGCACAAGAACTGCTCACTCCTTCAATCCAACATGGAATCAGAAGTTCGAATTTGATGAGATTGCTGGTGGTGAATATCTCAAGTTAAAATGCCTTACCGAAGACATTTTCGGCAACGATAACACTGGCAGTGCAAGGGTAAATCTTGAAGGATTAGTAGAAGGGTCAGTTAGAGATGTATGGATTCCGCTTGAAAAGGTCAATTCTGGAGAATTAAGGCTTCAAATTGAAGCCATCAGAGTGGATGACAATGAAGGATCGAAG GGCTCAAGCTTGGCTCCAACAAATGGCTGGATTGAACTTGTTCTAATTGAAGCAAGAGATCTTGTTGCTGCTGATCTTAGAGGGACAAGTGATCCTTACGTGAGGGTCCAATATGGAAAGTTGAAGAAAAGAACCAAG GTCATGTACAAAACTCTAAGTCCCCAATGGAATCAAGTTTTGGAGTTTCCTGACAATGGAAGCCCTCTGCTATTACATGTGAAAGATCACAATGCTCTACTTCCCACATCAAGCATAGGAGATTGTGTTGTGGAATATCAAGGGCTGCCTCCAAACCAAATGTTTGATAAATGGATACCACTTCAGGGGGTCAAAAGGGGAGAGATACATATCCAAATCACCAAGAGGATTCCAGAATTAGATAAAAGATCTAGTTTGGATTCAAAAACCAGTTTGGATTCCGACATTCACATGAACAAAGCACATCACATTTCCAGTCAG